Part of the Paenibacillus aurantius genome, ATACCGGGTGAGGTATAATTATCGTCGAGCCAACTCTCAAAAGACAGTGGATCGGCAAAGGACATAACCGGCAAGTCACTCGATTTTTTTACCACCTGAATCGCCTCCTGATTCAAGTGTACCTAATAATTACTGACAATGACAGTCAGTGATTTTCGCCCCTTTTTTGATCGCGTTCGTGAGAGTTAGCCCTTGGTCGCACTCGTCAAAAAAGCATATGATTATTCATAAAATGCGTACGTGTGGCACTGTGCTCCTCAATCAATGAGATTTACCTTCCTTAATCTCGAAAAACTCCGTCGCATAATACGCCATGGCGATGGCCGGTAAGGCGATTCCGATCAGCAGTGCCGCCTCCCAGCCCCCCGTTGCGTAAGCCCATCCCCCTGCCGCTGAGCCAATAGCGCCCCCTAAAAAGAAAATGGCCATATACAAACCGTTAAGCCTACTGCGGAATTCCGCTCCTAAAGAGAAAATCACCCGCTGCCCGAGAACCATGTTGGCGGAAACCCCCATGTCAAGTAAAATCGCCGCAACTACGAGGATGGGGACGGCGAGTGAAGAACTTGATGGAACCAGCAAGGGAAGCAACCCGGAAAAGATGACGATGGCCAATGCCCATCCCGTAGCCGGGCGAACCCATCCACGGTCTGCCATGCGGCCCGCCGCTGGCGCCACAATGGCCCCCATTACCCCGACTAATGCGAACAGAGCGACCTCCTTCTGAGTGAAATGAAACGGCGGGCTTGTCAATACCAAAGGAACGGTAGTCCAAAACAAACTGAACGTTCCGAATACACAAGCATGATAAATTGCCCTCCGGCGCAATGCCGGTGTCGCCTTCAGCAGATGGAGCATGGAGTGCAGCAGCGCCGGGTAAGCTGTAGCGGTCGAAGGCTTCCTTGAGGGTAGTGCCTTTGCCAATACAAGAGCCAGCGCGAAAATCAATGCTGCTGAGATGAAATATATGGCGCGCCAGCCCATATACTCCGCCACCAAGCTTGAAATGGGACGCGCGAGCATATTCCCCAGAAGCAGCCCGCTCATGACGTTGCCCACATTGCGACCGCGCACGGCTTCAGGCGATAGATGAGCCGCATACGGCACAAGGATTTGTGCTGCTACGGAACCTACTCCGATCACGAGTGAAGCGGTGAGGAACAGGATGGCGTTTTTGATTACAGCGGCAATTGTCAAAACGGCGGCTGTAAGGAGCAATGAGGAAAGGATCAACTTACGATTTTCCAGGATGTCTCCCAACGGTACGATAAATAACAAACCGATCCCGTAGCCGACTTGAGTCAACGTAACGATGAGTGCGGCAGCCCCGGAGGAGAGCCCGATGGTCGAACCGATCGAGCCTATCAATGGTTGAGCATAATAAAGATTGGCCGCTATGATACCGCAAGCGGCTGCCAGGATAAAAATAAGCGATGGCGAAACCGATTTTTCCGTTGGAATGGAAGCTGAATGCATAGAAAGTCTCCTTTTCTTACCAGAAATTTTCTGGAACAGTCGTTCCGGAATATACAAAAAAAAAATGTTTTATAACATTTCCATCACCATGTCTATCATCTGCTGCATCCTG contains:
- a CDS encoding MFS transporter, which produces MHSASIPTEKSVSPSLIFILAAACGIIAANLYYAQPLIGSIGSTIGLSSGAAALIVTLTQVGYGIGLLFIVPLGDILENRKLILSSLLLTAAVLTIAAVIKNAILFLTASLVIGVGSVAAQILVPYAAHLSPEAVRGRNVGNVMSGLLLGNMLARPISSLVAEYMGWRAIYFISAALIFALALVLAKALPSRKPSTATAYPALLHSMLHLLKATPALRRRAIYHACVFGTFSLFWTTVPLVLTSPPFHFTQKEVALFALVGVMGAIVAPAAGRMADRGWVRPATGWALAIVIFSGLLPLLVPSSSSLAVPILVVAAILLDMGVSANMVLGQRVIFSLGAEFRSRLNGLYMAIFFLGGAIGSAAGGWAYATGGWEAALLIGIALPAIAMAYYATEFFEIKEGKSH